TGGGTCCTACTGTAGCTACACTGCAGTGCCACACGGATGTCCAGCAAGCCATCCACGTATACCGGGAATTTTCctcccttaaaaaaattaataataaattctCATAATTGCATTATTTGTGCACCTCCCCTTCTCTTTTGAATTTGGAGGGTTGGTTTCCAGGGCTTTCATCTAGTTGTAtgatcacacacacccttttgtaCCTTGATGatttaaacataaataaaaatgaatggggAAATGCCATCAGGAAGCATGGGGTTCCTTATGAACAAAGGGATTAtagaaagtgggggtgggggtggggaggctggtCTTCCACATGGCCATGGAAGTAGGGGAAAAAAGAccctgactgtcaggaagttcatTCCTccaagggaaggagaggagattAGCAGAAGGAaggcaccccctccctccctccttccccctttccacctgcAGCGGCTTTCCCTCCCATCTTCTGCCGTTTTAAAGCACAGAAATACGGTCAGCCTTACCTTTCTTCCCAGGTGTGCAGGTACAACGCCATCGTCTTCCGAATGCAAGATTAACAGAGGGCTGGACAGCACTTGCACACTGAGGATGGGAAAAAAGGTTGGGGTAAAGAATTGATTGGTGGCTatcaatttatttgatttctagaccacccactctgggcagttcacaacaaggACTGTGAACAATCAAGAAAACATTGAACCCTTCACAATAAACTAAAGCATCTGCATTAATGTAAAAAcaaacacaggaaaataaaacacaagaaagtACACAAAGCATTTAAACATCTAACGTGCTTCCAGTTAGAAAGGGCCCATCTATCCGTGTTTTGCCTTTCATTTAAACCATGGCTGCCGAAACACATCATAGCAATTATATTTAGAAACCAACCGAGCTATGTGGTCCTTACAATGCAGAAGCAAAGCCAAGGTGGGGCTTTTATGGGAGCACTAAAACAGtcttaggtaaaaggtaaaggttcccctcgacatttttagtccagtcgtgttcgactctagggggcggtgctcatccccatttccaagccctagagccagcgtttgtccgtagactttccgtggtcacgtggccagtgcgacttagacacggaacactgttaccttcccaccaaggtagttcctatttatctactcacattttttacatggtttcgaacagctaggttggcaggagctgggagaagcgacgggagctcaccccgtcgcgtggattcgatcttatgacggctggtcttctgaccttggagcacacaggcttctgtggtttagtccacagcgccaccacatcttaCCTCCCCCCAAAATTTCAACCAATGCTAGTCAttctcaggctgtgcaccaatccATTGTGGGTGGTGCGGGGGGGGGACTATACGAAAGTCCCAGAAGTTGCGGCTGATGTCCTTGCCATGTTCTTGTCTGTTCCTTAAAGACATGCTCTGATAATGCAGGCTTGCAAACACCCCTCGGGAGTGTCGGTTCCACCTTCCTCTCCTGGGGTGCTGGTGGTGCTGGTTGGATTCCCCCTCCCAGCTCCCTGAACCAAAGGCTGCCAGGTATTCAGCCTTTTCCCCTCCCTCATCGCCTTCATTTGAAACTCGGGGTTCCTATATGGCCAAGGATGGGGAGTCGGGAGGTTGCAGAGAAATGTGAAACCCtatcatgttttatttatttatttatttatttatttatttatttatttgcttgcttgcttgcttgcttgcttgcttgcttgcttgcttgcttgcttgcttggaaaagtttctcttttttttaccagtttcacacccctagtgagtttccatagctgagtgaggAATCGAAcgcgggtctcctgagtcctaagccATTCCTTTATCCATGACACCAACTTGGACTTGTATAtcttaataatgatgatgatgatgatgtgccatcaagtcaattatggcaacccttttttcagggGGCGGGGGCAGGGAATATCgcaggactgggcagcttgcccaaggccacacaggctggctggtcTCCCTGGGCCAccctgtggggaattgaactcccaactccccgctctgcagccagagaccgaaacctGCCTTTAAAACCCAGTTCGGAACTCTGTAACTGGAAAGCAACTGGACGGCATGTAATGAGGCCGTCCAGCGTCAACAGGGCTGGGAACCAACCGGGCCTCCCACTCACCCACCCGTGCCCGAATTTGGTTCCCTTATAAACTCTGTTGTAATGAGACCTCGCCGTGCAAGGCAGGGCACCCACCCTGCCCTTAAGCGCGGACAGGAGATGATAAGGGATGAGCCCCAAGCCGGTCCCTTTTGCAAGAGCCATTTAGCCAACACTCACTTTTTGTCGTTTGGAAAGTACATGTCGGCTCGGGCCATCGTGTCCAAGATCAGAGACTCAAAGCCAGGAAACTTGCGATAGATCTAGTTCAAGgggcagaaacagagagagagaaagaaagaactgggcTGTGTGGAAATTCCACTGTGAAATTGCTACAGTCAATAAGTTAGCATGGAAAACTCAACATCAACTTTGTTTTCTACGACAtaaaggagaagaggacgacgTGGCCAAAAACACAGCACTCTTGCCATCACCAAGTCGGTCTCCTTTTTTCCACTGCAGAAGAAACACCTCCCGAGGTAGCTGGGTCTAAGTGCATGAGCTGCAATAAAGAATGAGGGAGCCTCGtgggtggttaaactgcagtactgctgctaagactctgctcacaccccgggtttgatcccagtggattcaggtaactagctcaaggttgactcaggcttccattcttctgaggagGGTAATCTGAGTACccagttcatgggggggggggagaagccatgtgtagcctacataattatgttgtaaactgcctagagaatgATTTAAGCACAAGGAGGCAGTGTAtaaatagtggttgttgtgggtttttcaggctctttggtcgtgttctgaaggttgttcttcctaacgttttgccagtctctgtagccatggacatcttcagaggacagcactctgtgctctggtgtcgttggcttgggagtggagtatttgtggctgtgagatgggcttttgtctttttctgtaaatgggtgaaagaagaagacaaaagcccatctcacagccataaatactcaactcccaaagccaactacaccagagcacagagtgctgtcctctgaagctgtCCATgactacagagactggtgaaacgttaggaagaacaaccttcagaacacggccaaagagcctgaaaaacccaaaacaaccattagatcccggccgtgaaagccttcgcgaatacggtGTATAAATAATTGGtttaaaaagggaaggggccTATATCTCTGTCTACCACTgtagggctgaaatcctgttgttttgtgtaacaagttgcaactagaaccATGTCCACTGAATCCGTGGGGATCGGGTGAGTTGACTCCTCCGGACATTCCACTCAttccaataggcctactctagttgtggcctGCTGCCCATTGCTCTCACGCACACAGTCAAACCACACAAGTCTGCGGCTGGCCGATTAGGTCCCTCCCAGTTCCCGGCACCTCCAAGCGCTCGCAAGCCAAGAGCGTACTCGCAAGCCACGTTGCGCTTGGATTTTTCAGAGGCGCTGAGCCAGCGTTTGGAGCAACAGACCCCGGAGATGGACCTTCGAGCCCCACCAGAGCCCCAGAAAAGCTCACTTTGGTGATCGGGATGTGGGCCGCGGCGTCTCGGATGTTGGTGTAAGGCGCCTCCAGGACAATGGCGTCCACCGTTACCCCATCTGTAGAGGAGGGAGATGTAGAAAGTTAAGCCGGTATGAAAACCCCGGTGGCGACGCGCACAGGCAAGGCCTTGACtttctgtgccaccaagtcaccaaGGGATTCATGCGAGAACCGGCGAAACCGGATCCTCTGGCCTCGGGCAAAGGCAGGTGCCAGCAGGTTGAGCTGCATCGACTCAGCCTTTGAAGAGAACGCTGAGACGCGTGCAGAGGGAAACCCAGAAAACCAGCTCTAATtgtcacaaaaacaaaacaaaacaaaacaaagcctccAACAGCCCACAGCAGAATTTTGTGGCAGAGGATATTGGGTGATTCTCGGCTTTCCTGGGTGCTCAGGGCGGCTGCTGGCATGGTTTTAATCCGCTCCGGTTCTCGTCTAAACCATCCCTGTAAACGAGGGACGGGGAAAGGAAGGTCCTTCAGGTGGCGATGGATGGCAAAGTCCACCTGGTTTCcacactggctatgctggcagaggctgatggaagttgtagtctagcaAGATCGAGAAGGAAACACCTCTGCCCGTTCTAAACGGAAGGGTAAAAATCAGCCCGTGATGATGATTAAGAAGTGGGTGCTGGAGTGGGTGTGGTGGGAGACCGGGAGATGATCATTCCGCCTGCCCCCCTCTTCCTACTCCATGGGGGCAGTAGGGAGGAGCACCTCAAAACCCAATGAGGACTAGGGGCCGACAGAAACAAAGGCTTTATCTAGGAAGCAAGGCAGGCCTTCTTACTGGCCATCTCCCTTTTCTTAGCCGTTCCATCCAAAGCCAGGGACCTCTGCATCCATGGGCTACAATACCCAGCATCCCCCAACCACCAGGTCCAGTCCCCGGGGCCCCTGGAGGATATGGGGTAGGCGGTGGTCCAAAAAACGTCAGGTTTCCAAGCTCAGCTTCCAGCCTGACCCGCACAAACAGCTCAAGGAAGCAACCCTTGCGACACCAGTAGGCGGACTGGTGGAAAGATGGGAGTCTGCACACAGAGGTCGGTGTTACCTTTCTCTTGCAGATGCCTGGCCGTGTTGGTGGCGATCCTAGGAGGAATTAAGAAACAGGAAGGTTAGGCTGTCACGGGTGCGAAAGGTGGGCTGCGGAGAAACTGGGTCTCCCCGCACCAAGTATCAAATACCTGTCCGAGCTATAAACGTTTTAGATTGTAGGTGTACGATGGAACAGAACCTCATAGAGGCCAGAACCACTTGtggtttcagactacaactcccataaccccccCAGCCAGGGGATTCTGGTTGTTACGGTCAAAAAATTGAAAGCCAACATGTCTCGGTCTTGCATAAAGAGACCCCCTTAAGAAGCATGTCTCTCCTCCTTGAGATTCTActtggctttatttatttgtttgtttgtttgtttgtttgactgattgatttgtGCAAGGATGGGTGGATAGACGGATTAGCTGGCCGGATATTTGGTTGGTTAATTCTCTGCCGTGTGAACTGCTGATAACCCAATGAGACACCCACAGCCTCCATGAGAACTAGGGCCTTGATGTTCACATGGCTTTTACAGCTTGCCCACCACCATCACGTGAGGCAAGGACAACCTCTAATTACTTAACAAGCAACTGTCAAGATCAAATGACAGAAGGTAATGATTATGCTGAGAAGCCACACCTAACGTGATGGGGTTATACTTCAACTACTTTCTCAATCAACCTCTGAAAGTGCTCCGAAGAGGAACGCAACAATATATTTGCATTGGCAGGTCAAGGAATGTCTACCGCAAGCTGTCATTTGGGGTGCATTGAAATGAGTCATAACGGGAACATGTATTAGCATATcagtgtatacacacacacacacaaaattgcaaaaggaaaaggTGCAGATATTCAAGAAATCAAAGATCTTGGAACAGCAACATAAAAGAACAGGGAGACTGTTGACTACATGACTACATCAAAGAGGAAAACTAGAAGAATTGGACAAGTTTATTAGAGTAATGCTGTATATGAAGCAAAAGTAATAGGAATTTAATAAGGATTGAAAACTTAGGGCTAATcttctacagaaaaaaaacagaaagaaacatcCCAGTTATATGCaaccaaaaagaaatattaaaaaacagGAAAGCCATTTAGGGTCTTCTATAAAGAACTCTTTATACAATTCACTAAAtgattttcctaattttttttaatgttcctgtATTGGGTCTCTTTTTGGATTGCTTACAACTGGGGATAGTTTTCCTTGGatctgctggctggataactcagtggttgaggtacCATGGGGCTAAGAAACCAGCAGAGCAAATGgttatgctagctgggggattctgggaattgtagtctaataACCCCACCCTCTTACACACATAATCATATCTCTCCAAGTTCTCTTGCAAGGACGCAGATCAAGGGATGAAAAAGGGGTGAGGAGGAGAAGAGACCATCCATAAGAAGGAAGGATGGAGCCGCAGAGAAATCTGGACTATAACACAACTGTAGGATTGAAATAAAAGATTCCACAGCTTTTAAAGTACTTTTAGTGTGAAATTGAGTAACTCCACAGAAAAATAAGCAGGTTCTAAGTCAAATTATGGCTTTAAACTGAGGTTGTTGTACTTTGGGTACGTTataagacaagactcactggaaagggCAACAACGCTAGGAAAtattgaaggcagtaggaagagaggaagatcatatatgaaatggattgactctgtAAGGATGCCATGGCCTCGAGTTGGCAAGGCCTAATGACAGGATCCTTTGGCAGTCTCGAATTCATAAGGTCCCCTTCAGTCTGAGGGAACTAGATGGCACAGAAGGACGACAACAGGTTGCGTATCTGTCTTTGAGGAcagccatttttcctttcctatcccctctttctttctgtaccctctatccctgttcctaaataaaataaaattatttaaaaaaaaaaaaaaaaggacagccGTTGAAAAGGGAAACCCTTTTGTATTTCACGAGGGCCGAGAAGACCAAACGTACCCAGTGCCGAGAGAGTGTCCCCACAAGATGACGGTGCTGTTCCCGCTCCGGGCCTTCACCCACTTGTAAAGGCAGAGAACATCCGTCGTGAAGCCGTCCTCGCTCGGCTGGCCTGTGGAGTCCGCGTAACCTGGAGGCAATCGGTTCACACGTCAGAGGCAAACCACAGCCTCCCCGGAACGAGGGctgcccatcatcctcagccacctTGGCCCATGGCTGATCtaacccttttcttttttttccttgccatgaGACTTACCCCTGTAATCGACAGCCAGGACGTGAAAGCCACCATTGCTCATTACCTGTTCAAGAAATTTGGTTTGGATGGTACGAATTAATTTCACACTTATAaagcttttcctttcttcagaAAGGGCGTCGACAGAGCGAAAGCAAACGTCAATCGTTTATAGCGgctaagaaatataaaatagagaacaacacTCTTTCGCTTCTTCAAAAGAGTCCCCGTCGGTTGCCCAGAGATGCTCCTGAAGCACCCGGGTGACCAACTCTGGTGACAAGCTTTGATGGCGGTCAATTGTCCACACAAAAAAAGATGTGGAGGGACTCTGTGGTTTCCTGAAGGGAGACTTTTGCAGGAACCCTGACCAGATGCTCCGGGGCAAAAGAGAACAGCAGCAGACAAAAAACGGTCCTGGATGAGACCAACGTTTCCAAGTTCTTACCAGAATGAAAATCTGCAGGACAGTCGGAGATTTCAGTCCTGTTCGTTAAAGGGATGTGGGAAATGTTGGTTCAGGGCCCTACTTGGGCATGATCgaacccacgggggggggggggcgaacacTGCTAGAGCAAAACTTCCCCGCAACTCTGTTGTCGCTTTCTTCCCTTGACTGagtgattgactgattgattgattccctCCTGTCATATCTTAACTGCCATATCTTAACTATTTAAATTTCGCCATCTTGGACTTTTTGgttttagtgtttttaaatttgtaaaccaaattaCAGGGCGGTAACTTAGCTCTGGGGGCAGAGCTAAGTTACCCCCCTGATCTAATGAAATTCAAACCTCCAGATTTTGTAAGGCCTGAACAGGACTTTAATGTTCTGGATTTGGGGACTCTGAGAAAGCAGGGCCCACGGGAGACGCCCTTCAAAATACCTTGGTTCTCTATCTGGCAACACTGGGAAATGTACCAACGTTTGAAAAACCAAAGAGATTTTGCCGCAGAGGAGGGGCCCGTGGGTGTCTGGGGGACTCCAGAGGATGGGGAATCAGCCTTGGGACCACAGCAAAACATGGACCGCCACAAAGCAGGGACCCGCACCAAGCAAAAGCCGCCCTTGTCAGAGCCACGCCTGTGACAACAATCGggaaaaatgttgcttttcagggGAACTACGACTTCCAGAATCCACAGTCAACATGGCCTCTGCCATGTTGGTGAGAGGGTTCTGGAAGGCATCATCCTGAAAAGCAAGGTTCCCAATTGATCTCCTAGCAGGGCGGAAACAGGATGGTTTTTGTGAAAGGGGGAGACTCAAACACCCGCTGAAGCGCCCGAGAGAACACCTACCTTGGTGAAAAGAACTCTGTGGCTCGTCGCCCTGGAAGAGAGTTTGGAAGTTAGATGCTTTTGATGCGATGGGAAATGACGGCAAGGAAAAATGCATCATCCTTCGTCATAAGGTCAtcagagaaggggggaaatgaatgCATTTTAAGTCACAATGTGTGAAACTCCCCCTTTGGATTTCAAATCTCAGAATCCACTGGGAATTCTGGGACGTGTTATTCCACTAATTTTCTAAGTTCCGAGATCTCGTCTTTGAGTGGCGTGGAAATCATGAGAGAAggccatcatttatttattctaaaaATTTTGCCCATTCTAGACAATCTTTCAACAgcctttctgggtggtttacaaaatgaTCCAACGAAAAATATACCCCAATCGCCTCAATTTTATGCCTACGCAAAGCTGCGGCGAGGGAAGCTCCCTGGCCAGCTGCTGAAACGTGGGTCTAGAATCTCCTCGTACAGATGCAGGAATCACTGAAATGGACCACTAAAAGCGGTTTAACTTGCATGCCACAATCACCTGGCTAGCATGACCTACGATCTTGCTGCCTGGAAAGGGATGTTGCCTATGATAGCccaagggaaaacattttaacctaatgggttttgtagtacttatTTCCCATGACTTgcattttgataaataaataaaaaaacaccatCAATTTAAAGAATCGTTAAAATTTGTATCGTATGTCTTTGTGCCACCAACTGTAGTTCAAATAAGCACTAGTGACTTATAAATAATTAACTTTTACtgattatacatacatacatacatacatacatacatacatacatacatacatacatacatacatacatacatacatacatacatacatacgcagTTATGTATATATAATTATGTATA
The Pogona vitticeps strain Pit_001003342236 chromosome 1, PviZW2.1, whole genome shotgun sequence genome window above contains:
- the ABHD12B gene encoding protein ABHD12B isoform X2, with translation MKTAFLNVFILYAALPFLIRLFPPLLQKFVYLNFWSFPFGVDFQKPEVYLNHTANFYLTSEPGITFGFWHALPDNRRKEAEGKERSWYEEALADDNPIIVYLHGNGGTRATSHRVLFTKVMSNGGFHVLAVDYRGYADSTGQPSEDGFTTDVLCLYKWVKARSGNSTVILWGHSLGTGIATNTARHLQEKDGVTVDAIVLEAPYTNIRDAAAHIPITKIYRKFPGFESLILDTMARADMYFPNDKNVQVLSSPLLILHSEDDGVVPAHLGRKLYEIAQAASARKEHVQFMAFPASMGLGHEHIATHPDLPLILKKFLESIK